The nucleotide window AGTTGCAGGCTTTGCAGTTCGTCGGCGTCGAAGTGAATGTCGGTGCGCGAGCCCTGACGGCCGACGGAAATGCCGCGCGGATGCTCGCAGATCAGCAACGTGATCAGGCCGTCCGAGCGGCCGGCGGTCTCATAGACCAGTCGTTGTTGCAGCGCCAGGCTCGAAGCAAAGTCGAGCGTTCCCAGCAGGTGGACCATCATGGCGGCCGAGCGATCGGCGGTGGTGGTGTCGGGCGTCGCCATGCGGGAGTTTGCTAGGGGAAGTGGGGTGAAAAGTTCGCCGCCGCGCGTGCTGTCACAAGTTCACTTAGTTTGGCTCGCCTGGCCCGGGCGTCCCTGGGGCACGCTTGAGCATTATCAGCGAGCCGAGTACAAAGGATCGGCGCGCGCCAATCGATCAGTCACGTGTACTTTATCACGCCGGAAAAACTGCGGGAAGGGCGAAGCGCGGGCCTACCGCGGGGCGTGTTTTCGCGGCGCTAAACGGTTGCCGGTTCAAGCCTTCTGCCAGGGGAATGGTCGAGCGTTGGCCAAGTCAAATTCTAAGCCTGAAGACCCGGCGCACGACAACGAGCGCCTGATCGCGCAGAACCGCCGCGCGCGGCACGAGTACGAAGTGATCGACACGCTCGAATGTGGCATCGTCCTGGTGGGCAGCGAAGTAAAAAGCCTGCGCAACGGCAAGGTGACCATCGAAGAAGCCTACGCCCAGGTCAAGCTCGGCGAGGTCTGGCTCGTCGGTTGCGACATACCCGAGTACAAGGAAGCCAACCAGTTCAATCACGAGCCGCGGCGGCAGCGGAAGCTGTTGTTGCACAAGCACGAGTTCGCCAAGTTCGCCCAGAAGTCGACCCAGCAAGGGATGACGCTGGTGCCGCTGAAGCTGTACTTCAAGAAGGGGCGGGCCAAATTGCTGTTGGGTTTGTGCCGTGGTCGACAACTGCACGACAAGCGCGAGAAGATGAAGAAGCAAGACACCCAGCGCGACATCGATCGCGCCATGCGTAAGAAATAACGCGGACGACCTCAAATCGAGTATTCGGCGAATCGGCCCGAGGCCCTTGGCGAGACCTGAGATGCTCAAACTGTTGAATGTTCGCAAAGGGTTCGCCAATCCCGAGGGGGGAACCCTGCCGATCCTGGACATCGAACGGTTCGAGATCGCGCCGGCCGAGCAAGTGTTGCTGATGGGGCAAAGCGGCTCGGGCAAGACGACCCTGCTGCATTGCATTGCCGGCTTGGCGGTTCCGGACGCGGGGGAGATTTGGCTCGACGGGGTGAACATCGTCAAGCTCTCGGAACATCGTCGCGACACCTACCGCGCGACCAAGCTGGGGTACGTCTATCAGACGTTCAATCTGTTGCCGGGTTTCACGGCGCTGGAGAATGTGCTCTTGGGAATGAGCTTTGGCGGGCAGCATGCTGACCGTGCCCGCGCGCGGCATTTGCTCGAGCGCGTGGGCCTGGGGCGGCGAACCGATCATCGGCCGGCCATGCTCTCGGTCGGCGAACAGCAGCGCGTGGCCGTGGCCCGGGCGTTGGCCAATCGGCCCAAGCTGTTGCTGGCCGACGAGCCCACGGCCAGCGTCGATGCTCGGCATCAACAGCAGATTATCGACCTCGTCCGTGATACCTGCCGCGAGGAGCAAGTGGCGCTGCTCTTGGTCACGCACTCGACGCAGTTGGCCGCGCAGTTTGAGCGCGTCGAACACTTGGATCAATTTAACCGGGCCGTTGCCGTCTGAATGGAAGCGCGGCGCCACGGCGATAAGGCGAATGCAATTTGAACCGCAAAGACGCAAAGGACGCCAAGAAACACCGAAGAGGATTCGACCACGACGGCACGACGGACACGACGTAGGAAATGATGAGTGGTGAGTGATGAGTACGATGGGGCAGCGCGCGGGCCTGTGGCCCTGCGGCTAAACCGCGAAGCGTTCTTCACTTCTCCATCTTTCCCTGTGCCTCCGTGGTGAATACTGCATTTTCTCTGCCTCCTACGTCGTGACCGTCGTGACCGTCGTGGTCGAATTCTTGCCGTCATTTCGCCTTGGCGGCTCATCGGATTTCAGAACTTCAAAAGAGTAATCAAGTAACATGAGTCTGTGGCGAATCGCCTGGAACAGCTTGAAATACCGCCGGCTGTCGTCGGCACTGACGGCGTTTTCGATGGCGCTCGGCGTGGCGCTGGTCGTCGTGGTGCTGGTCATCTACGCCACCATTCGCTCCTCGTTCGCGCGCGGCTCCGAAGGTTTTCACCTCGTCGTCGGTCCCAAAGCCGGACGGCTGGAACTGGTGCTGAACGCGATCTTTCATCTGGGGACGCCGCCGGGAAAAATCCCCTACAGCTATTACAAGGAGTTCCTCCCCGGCGGCAAGTTCGCCAACTACGTGTCGACGGCGGTGCCGATCTGCCTGGGGGACAACTATGAAGGCTTTCGGGTTATCGGCACGTCGGTCGACTTCTTTCCGGCCGGTACCTTGCCGGGCAAGCCCTATGTGTTGGCCACGGGACGCGCGTTCGAGCCGCAGGGTTACTTCGAGGCGGTCGTCGGTTCGCAAGTGGCCCGACGCACCGGGCTGAAGGTGGGCAGCGCGTTCGAGCCGACGCACGGACTGGCACACGACGAGATCGGCCACAAGCACGACGCGTTCAAGGTCGTCGGCGTCCTAGCCCCCACCGGCACGCGCAGCGATTACGCCCTGTTCGTGAACATCGAAGGTTTTTATCTGCTCGATGGCCATGCCGAGGCGCCCCCCGCGGGCGCACCCAAGCGAGCCAAAGGCGAGCCGCTCCCCGAGGATCAACGGGCGGTGTCGGCCGTGCTGGTCCGTTGCAAGATGGACGCCTTTGGCCAGGCGCTGCAGCGCGCCGTGTTCGACGGTCCCGTGGCCCAGGCGGTATTTCCAACTCGCGAGGTGAAGCTGCTGTTCGAGACGCTGATCGCGCCGATGTTATTTATTTTACTGGCTCTGGCGGTGCTGGTGGTGATCGTGGCCAGTGTGGGGCTGATGGTCAGCATCTATAACTCCATGGCCGAGCGCCGCCGCGACATCGCCATCATGCGTTCCCTCGGCGCCGGTCGTCGCACGGTGCTGACGGTCGTCTTGCTCGAATCGCTGCTGCTGGCCGCCGTCGGAGGATTGTGCGGCTGGGCACTGGGGCACGGGCTGATCGGGCTGTTGAGCCCAGTGATCGAGAACTACACCGGCGTGTCGATCCACTTCTGGGAATCGCCACAGCTTGGGGTGCTCTTGGACCCGAGCACGCGCAGCCGGCTGGGCGATACGCTGGTCCACACGCCGATCGAGTTACTGTTGTTGCCGGTGATCATCGTCGCCGCGGGCCTGGCCGGATTGCTGCCGGCGGTCACGGCTTATCGCACCGACGTGGCGAAGACGCTGTCGAGTTGAAATGACGAAGTAAATGCGATTGAACCGCAAAGACGCAAGGGGCGCGAAGAAGACGAAAAGAGTTCGACCACGACGACACGACGGTCACGACGTAGGAGGCGGAGAAAACGCGGTTTTCATCACAAGGCACAGAGGACACGGAGAAAGACGGGAGAGTGAAGAACGCTTCGCGGTTTAGCCGCATGGTCATAGACTCGCGCGTTGTTCGCAATTACACGTCACTATTTTTCTTACGTCGTGTCCGTCGTGTCGTCGTGGTCGAATCCCTTTCGTCGTTGTTTTTTGACTCCGTGTCCTCTGTGTCCTCTGTGGTGAATTCACCGCGGCTGAGCGCTGTTCTGGCGGACGAGTTGCAGGTCGTACTCGACCTGCGGCGGGTTCGACGGCTCGTTCACCATGAAGCGGCGCTCGACCGTTTCTTGAATCACCAGGTCGGGTTGCTCCTGGGCGATGATGTCGGCCGGAAAGCCGGTGTTCACCCCCAAGTAGCGCACGTGCTGGAAGTGCTCGGCCAGATACGGGCCGATCGCTTCGCCAAATGAATCGTGCAGCATCACCACGCGGCGAATCTCGCCGGTCGGACAGCTCGACGTGAAATCGCTGTACCCCTTCGACCAGTCGGCGGGGCCCGACTTCGTCTGGCGAGGCTGCTTGGGCGTGAGGGTCACCAAATCCTCGGAGTAGCGGCGGATCGACTCGATGGCCACCGCCAGCAGTCGCCCGTCGGCTGCTTGTCGCGAGACGGTAAAGTCATCGAGCGACGCGGGCCGCAACTGCGGAAACCACGGGACCAGCGTCTCGCACGTCTGGCGATAGCCCAAGTAGCCGCCGTAGTCGTTCCAATGATTGTCGGTCTTGTGATAGGTGGGCCAGTTCGCCTTGCCGTCGATCAGCCGTTGGCACGGGTCGACAATGGCCAGGTTGGTGTGGACTTGCAGATGGGCCGAAAGCTGCTGCCAGCGCGACTGGGGGTTCACTCGCGTCATGCCCAACGGCAGGTGCTCGGAGTAGACGGTTTGCTGGTTGGGACAGACCATCAGCACATAGCGAATGCCCCGCGCGGCCAGCCATTGCTGCCGGGCGGCGAATACCTGTTGCCACTGGTCGAGTTGCGGGGGAGTGAACGGTTTCAGGCAGCGATAGTCCGCCGTCGAATCATCGATGGTCGAGAACAGCCAGCCGTTGCGGCCGATCATCACGATCGAGCCGCGAACTTCCTTGTTCGAGGTCCGGGTCAGTTGCTGGGTCGTCACGCCCGACGTCACGCCCAGGTTGTACAGCCGAATCAGCGACCGCCGCGCGCCCAAGTGATCGTTGAACCAGCTCTCGAACTGCAACGGAAACGTCCGCAGCACGCCGGTGCGCGGCAACGTGACCAGTCCGTAACGCTTGGTTTCGACGTCCGGAAACTTGGCGGCCCGGCGGTTCTCGGTTCGTTCGATCAACTCGCCAACGCCCGGGCGGTTCAGAGCCGTCAGCGGTGCGAAGCAGCCCAAGATGAAGAGGACAACGAGGGCCAGGTCGCTAAGGCGGCGCGCTGGCGGCGTGATATTGATTCGCGCTGGTTGCATGGGCGTTAGCGAGTCGTATTGCCCGGCTGCTTGGCCAGGTACATTTGCTGTTCGGTGTCGATGGCCGCCGGGTTCTTCGGGTCATAGATCATCAGCCGGCGCTCGACCATTTCCTGGATCACGATCTCAGGCCGTTCCTGCTCGATCAGGTCGGTGGGAAAATCAGCCGTCCAGGCATAGCGGACGTGCTGCCAGTGTTCGCTGACGAACGGCCAGAGCGCCCAGAAGAACGAATCGTTCAGCACCACGGCCCGGCCCAGTTCGGCCTGGGGTTGATTGGTGATGCGCGATTCACCGGCCGAGACCGGCAAGTTGCCCACGGCGATTGCGCGGCGCGGCTGCTTGGGCGCAAGCTTTACCATTTGCTCGGGAAAGCGGACGATCGACTCGACGGCGTGCGATAGTTCTTGACCTTCGGCCTCGCAAACGGTGACGTGGTAATCGTCGATCCGCCAAGGCCGCAGCGCCGGATACCAGCCTTGCAGCGCCTGGCACAGGTGTTCATAGGCCAGGAACGCGCCGTAGTCGTTCCAGTGCGTGTCGGTCTTGTGGTAGGTGGGCCAGTTGGCTTTGCCGGCGATCAGTCGCTCGCGCGGGTCAACGGTCACCATGTCGGTTCGCTCGCGCAGACGAGCGAGCAGTTGATCGGTTCGCGAATACGAGTTCACCTTGGTCAAATTGCGCGGCATGTACTCGCCGTAGATCGTGTGGCTGTTCGGCGCGATCATTAGCACGTACTTAATGCCCCGCCGCGCCAGCCAGTTGTGCCGCGCGACAAGGACTTGCTCCCAGCGGTCCAGCTCCGCCTCGCTGAACGGTTTCGAGCAGCGAAAGTCGTCGACCAGATTTTCAACCGTGGCGAACAGCCAACCTTCGCGACCGATGATGACTTGGGCGTTGCGAGCCTGGCCTTGTTGGGGGCGAACGACGGTTTCGGAAGCCAGCCCGGTGTAAGTGGCCAGGTTGCGGACGCCGATGATCTGGCGCCGGCCGCCGAGATGATCGTTGAACCAGACTTCAAACGTGCCGGGAAACTCGAGCAGCGTCCCTTTGCGCGGCACCCACAGCGGCCCGTGCCAGTGCCCTTCCAGCTTGGGAAACGGCGAGGCCCGGCGCTTCTCGGTTCGCTCGATCACCTCCGACACGCCGTCGCGCCACAAGCCGGTCATTGGCGCGAACATGGCCGCCACGAACACGACGGCCAGCACGAAATTGGCCGAGCGATGCAAGCGCAGCGCGAACGTCGGCGCCAGGGTGTACCCGGCGGCGAGGTGCGGCGGTTCGTAACGCGTGTCGGCCATCTCGATCTGTCGGCGCTAAAAGCGGAAGTAAATGAACGGGTTGTACGTCGAGGCGACCATGTTGGCGGCTGAGCCGACGAAGATCAGGGTCAGGCCCGCCAATCGCGACAGCTCCCACCCGGTGGCCAGGGCCGTCTGCCGCCAGGCGTCGAGCGTGCGGACGGTTTGCTGCTCGTAGCGCCGCACCAGCCAAGGGACGATCGGCGTGCTGGCCAGCGCGCCGGCCAGCAAGGCGACGATCACGCCCGAGTCGAGGAACAGCGCCAGCGGGTACTCGACACTCGACAGGCCATTCAGGCCCAGCATCGCTCCCAGGTAGCCGAGCGCCATGGGGAAGGTTTCGGCCCGGAAGAAGACCCAGCCGACCAGCACCACAACCAGCGCGTAGAGGTGTTGCACCGGGCCCCAGGCGCGCGCTAGCCAACGGCCGACGGCGCCGCGCTCGATGATCAGGAACGCGCCGTGAAACGCGCCCCAAATCACAAAGTTCCAACTGGCGCCGTGCCAGAGCCCGCACAGCAGGAACACGATCAGCAAGTTGGCGTAAGTCCGCGCCGGGCCGCGGCGGTTGCCGCCGAGCGGAATGTAGACATAGTCGCGGAACCAGGTCGACAGCGAGATGTGCCAGCGCCGCCAGAACTCGGTGATCGAACGCGAAATGTACGGGTAGTTGAAGTTCTCCAGGAACTCAAAGCCGAACATCCGCCCCAGGCCGATGGCCATGTCGCTGTAGCCGGCGAAGTCGAAGTAGATTTGCACGGCATAGCAGACGATGCCCAGCCAGGCGACGGTCAGCGACAACTGGTGCGAGGGAATGTCGAAGATCGAATCGGCCACGCTGGCCGCGGCATTGGCCAGGAGCATCTTCTTGCCCAGGCCGATGATGAACCGCTGGATGCCGCTGCTGAAGCCGGCCAGCGTGACGCGGCGCTGGGCCATCTGGGCCGCGACGTCAACGTAGCGAACGATCGGCCCGGCGATCAGTTGCGGGAACAACGCGATGTACAGGGCCATGACGATCGGGTTCTTTTGCGCCCGCGTCTCGCCCCGATAAACGTCGATGACGTAGGACATGGCCTGGAACGTGTAGAACGAAATGCCGATCGGCATCACGACGTACGTGCTGCCCAACTCGGGCAGCCCGACCGCGGCCAACAGCACGTTCAGATTCTGAATTAGGAAGCCGGCGTATTTGAAGTAACCCAACAGCGCCAGGTTGCCGACCACGGCGGCGCTGATGGCGATGTGGCGGCCGGTGGCGCTACGGGCTCGCTCGACCCACAGCCCAAAGCCGTAGTTCATGCCGATCGAGGCGAACATCACCAGGATCAGCAGCGGCTCGCCCCAGGCATAGAACAGCAAGCTGGCCGCCAGCAGCAGCACGTTCTTGCCCCGCTGCGGACAGACGGCGTACAGGGCCAACAACACGGGGAGGAACAAGAACAAAAAGACTGGCGAGCTGAATAGCACGGCACGGCTCTCGCGGCGCAAAGTACAGGAACAGCCGACACTTGGGGGCCGGGACTATAGAAAGTCTGGCCAGTGTGGGTCAAGGTCGATGGAGCGCGTGCCAGCGCTGCTAGCGGTGAAAAGTGCGAGAAACGTGACGAGGGAAAAAGCAATTCGACCACGACGACACGACGGGCACGACGTCGGAAAGACAGCGGCAGAGGATTTGAACCGCAAAGACGCAAAGGGCGCAAAGAAGAACGTGCGGTAGAGGAAGGAGGAGCGAAACACGCTTGCGATTTAGTCACCGGGCAACTGGCTCGCGAGCCTCGCTTTCACGTTCGCTTTCCTTATCTTTCTGACGTCGTGCCCGTCGTGTCGTCGTGGTCGAATTCTCTTCGGCATTTCTTGGCGTCCTTTGCGTCTTTGCGGTTCAATTCCTTTCCATTCGAGTGCGCGCAAGAAAAAACCCAGGGGGTGGGATCCCTGGGCTTGTGGGAGATTGAGTGACTGTTGATGCCGCGCGGGTTAGCCGTT belongs to Planctomycetota bacterium and includes:
- the smpB gene encoding SsrA-binding protein SmpB, with amino-acid sequence MREFARGSGVKSSPPRVLSQVHLVWLAWPGRPWGTLEHYQRAEYKGSARANRSVTCTLSRRKNCGKGEARAYRGACFRGAKRLPVQAFCQGNGRALAKSNSKPEDPAHDNERLIAQNRRARHEYEVIDTLECGIVLVGSEVKSLRNGKVTIEEAYAQVKLGEVWLVGCDIPEYKEANQFNHEPRRQRKLLLHKHEFAKFAQKSTQQGMTLVPLKLYFKKGRAKLLLGLCRGRQLHDKREKMKKQDTQRDIDRAMRKK
- a CDS encoding ABC transporter permease, with product MSLWRIAWNSLKYRRLSSALTAFSMALGVALVVVVLVIYATIRSSFARGSEGFHLVVGPKAGRLELVLNAIFHLGTPPGKIPYSYYKEFLPGGKFANYVSTAVPICLGDNYEGFRVIGTSVDFFPAGTLPGKPYVLATGRAFEPQGYFEAVVGSQVARRTGLKVGSAFEPTHGLAHDEIGHKHDAFKVVGVLAPTGTRSDYALFVNIEGFYLLDGHAEAPPAGAPKRAKGEPLPEDQRAVSAVLVRCKMDAFGQALQRAVFDGPVAQAVFPTREVKLLFETLIAPMLFILLALAVLVVIVASVGLMVSIYNSMAERRRDIAIMRSLGAGRRTVLTVVLLESLLLAAVGGLCGWALGHGLIGLLSPVIENYTGVSIHFWESPQLGVLLDPSTRSRLGDTLVHTPIELLLLPVIIVAAGLAGLLPAVTAYRTDVAKTLSS
- a CDS encoding ABC transporter ATP-binding protein produces the protein MLKLLNVRKGFANPEGGTLPILDIERFEIAPAEQVLLMGQSGSGKTTLLHCIAGLAVPDAGEIWLDGVNIVKLSEHRRDTYRATKLGYVYQTFNLLPGFTALENVLLGMSFGGQHADRARARHLLERVGLGRRTDHRPAMLSVGEQQRVAVARALANRPKLLLADEPTASVDARHQQQIIDLVRDTCREEQVALLLVTHSTQLAAQFERVEHLDQFNRAVAV
- a CDS encoding MBOAT family protein, coding for MLFSSPVFLFLFLPVLLALYAVCPQRGKNVLLLAASLLFYAWGEPLLILVMFASIGMNYGFGLWVERARSATGRHIAISAAVVGNLALLGYFKYAGFLIQNLNVLLAAVGLPELGSTYVVMPIGISFYTFQAMSYVIDVYRGETRAQKNPIVMALYIALFPQLIAGPIVRYVDVAAQMAQRRVTLAGFSSGIQRFIIGLGKKMLLANAAASVADSIFDIPSHQLSLTVAWLGIVCYAVQIYFDFAGYSDMAIGLGRMFGFEFLENFNYPYISRSITEFWRRWHISLSTWFRDYVYIPLGGNRRGPARTYANLLIVFLLCGLWHGASWNFVIWGAFHGAFLIIERGAVGRWLARAWGPVQHLYALVVVLVGWVFFRAETFPMALGYLGAMLGLNGLSSVEYPLALFLDSGVIVALLAGALASTPIVPWLVRRYEQQTVRTLDAWRQTALATGWELSRLAGLTLIFVGSAANMVASTYNPFIYFRF